A part of Lacibacter sp. H407 genomic DNA contains:
- a CDS encoding RidA family protein, whose product MNSYFIFVVAVVFSITASAQQTTAPIIKEKWHWGNPNKQDTSAGYAQTLKVGDVLYLSGTVTTELSEKGVKQVYAGLERSLKQYGLTFQHVVKENLYTTDIEAMKLLNHVRKQFYKGDFPAATWVQIVRLFMPDAKLEVELIAHFPKQ is encoded by the coding sequence ATGAACAGCTATTTCATTTTCGTCGTTGCCGTGGTCTTTTCAATAACAGCTTCGGCGCAACAAACAACCGCCCCTATTATAAAAGAAAAATGGCATTGGGGCAATCCCAACAAACAGGATACATCGGCCGGATATGCGCAGACATTGAAAGTAGGGGATGTGTTATATCTCTCCGGAACTGTAACTACTGAACTAAGTGAAAAAGGAGTCAAGCAGGTATATGCAGGTTTGGAACGTTCACTCAAACAATATGGATTAACCTTTCAGCATGTAGTAAAAGAAAATTTATACACGACTGATATAGAAGCGATGAAACTACTCAACCATGTACGCAAGCAATTTTACAAAGGCGATTTCCCTGCAGCTACCTGGGTGCAAATTGTTCGGTTATTTATGCCCGATGCAAAACTGGAAGTGGAGTTGATTGCACATTTCCCGAAACAATAG
- the nth gene encoding endonuclease III: MTTKERYQSVIDYFSVHAPDAETELLYDNPFQLLVAVILSAQCTDKRVNLTTPSIFEKYPDAESMSKATFDELFPLIKSISYPNNKTKHLIGMAQKLVHEFNGEVPLTVEELIKLPGVGRKTANVITSVVDAQPNMAVDTHVFRVSKRIGLVKQTATTPLAVEKELIKHFPTELVYKAHHWLILHGRYICIARNPKCRECGLQQACKYFQKNNK; the protein is encoded by the coding sequence ATGACAACTAAAGAGCGTTACCAATCGGTTATTGATTATTTTTCGGTACATGCACCCGATGCGGAAACGGAGTTGCTGTACGATAATCCTTTTCAGTTACTCGTGGCCGTTATTCTTAGTGCCCAATGCACCGATAAACGGGTAAACCTGACAACTCCTTCCATCTTCGAAAAATATCCTGATGCTGAAAGCATGAGCAAGGCAACCTTTGATGAATTGTTTCCTCTCATTAAGAGCATTTCGTACCCCAATAATAAAACCAAACACTTGATCGGTATGGCACAAAAGCTCGTGCATGAGTTTAACGGTGAAGTGCCGTTAACTGTTGAGGAATTGATCAAATTACCGGGTGTTGGACGAAAAACAGCCAACGTCATTACTTCTGTGGTGGATGCACAACCAAATATGGCGGTGGATACACATGTGTTTCGTGTGAGTAAGCGCATTGGACTGGTGAAACAAACGGCTACTACTCCGTTAGCAGTAGAAAAAGAGCTCATCAAACATTTCCCTACCGAGCTGGTGTACAAAGCACATCATTGGCTCATTTTACATGGCCGTTATATTTGTATAGCACGAAATCCCAAATGCAGGGAATGTGGCTTGCAGCAAGCCTGTAAGTATTTTCAAAAGAATAATAAATAG
- a CDS encoding FtsB family cell division protein, producing the protein MKFLTHIPPILKNKYVLTIIGFAVWMLFVDRNDFLTQVNRYRKLSELKSNTSYFNQKIETAKTELENRQKDPAAYERLAREKYYMKKDNEDVFLFEE; encoded by the coding sequence ATGAAATTTCTAACTCACATACCGCCCATTCTGAAAAACAAATACGTTTTAACCATTATTGGTTTTGCGGTGTGGATGTTATTTGTGGACCGGAACGATTTTCTCACACAGGTGAACCGTTACCGCAAACTGTCTGAACTGAAGAGCAATACTTCTTATTTCAACCAGAAGATCGAAACGGCCAAAACCGAGCTGGAAAACAGGCAAAAAGACCCGGCCGCCTACGAGCGCCTTGCCCGTGAGAAGTATTACATGAAAAAGGATAATGAGGACGTTTTCCTCTTTGAGGAATAA
- the eno gene encoding phosphopyruvate hydratase, producing the protein MSFIADIHARQILDSRGNPTVEVDVITENGILGRAAVPSGASTGIHEAVELRDGDKSKYMGRGVLKAVTNVNEVIADQLIGIDVTRQAYIDSLLLKIDGTDNKSNLGANATLAVSMAVAKAAAEESGLPLYRYLGGVNSTVLPIPMMNIMNGGAHADNKIDFQEFMVIPVGATSFSEGLRWGVEIFHHLKSVLKKKGFSTNVGDEGGFAPEIQSNEEAIETVLEAITAAGYKPGEQVAIGMDAASSEMYDGATKTYKFYKSNPSKVISSDEMVAYWTEWVNKYPIISIEDGMAEEDWEGWKKHTDAIGSRIQLVGDDLFVTNTKILKRGIDTGTANAILIKVNQIGTVTETINAVQMAQNAGYNTVMSHRSGETEDTTIADLAVALNCGQIKTGSASRTDRMAKYNQLIRIEEMLGENAIYPNGKIKFGK; encoded by the coding sequence ATGAGCTTTATCGCCGACATTCATGCAAGACAAATTCTCGACAGCCGTGGTAACCCAACTGTTGAAGTAGATGTAATTACCGAAAACGGAATTCTTGGCCGTGCTGCTGTTCCAAGCGGTGCAAGCACTGGTATACATGAGGCAGTTGAACTGCGTGATGGAGATAAAAGCAAATACATGGGTCGTGGTGTATTGAAAGCTGTAACAAATGTGAATGAAGTTATTGCCGATCAACTCATCGGTATTGATGTTACACGCCAGGCGTATATCGATTCACTTCTGCTGAAAATTGACGGTACTGATAACAAAAGCAATCTTGGTGCAAACGCAACATTGGCTGTAAGTATGGCCGTTGCAAAAGCAGCCGCTGAAGAAAGTGGATTACCCTTGTACCGTTACCTCGGTGGTGTAAACAGTACTGTGTTACCTATTCCCATGATGAATATCATGAACGGTGGTGCACATGCCGATAACAAAATTGATTTCCAGGAATTCATGGTGATCCCTGTTGGTGCTACATCATTCAGTGAAGGATTACGTTGGGGTGTGGAGATTTTCCATCACCTGAAATCTGTATTAAAGAAAAAAGGATTCAGTACAAACGTAGGTGATGAAGGTGGTTTTGCTCCTGAAATTCAAAGCAACGAAGAAGCGATTGAAACTGTACTGGAAGCGATCACTGCGGCAGGTTACAAACCGGGCGAGCAAGTAGCGATTGGTATGGATGCTGCTTCCAGCGAAATGTATGATGGTGCTACAAAAACCTATAAGTTTTACAAAAGCAATCCTTCGAAAGTGATCAGCAGCGATGAAATGGTTGCATACTGGACAGAGTGGGTGAATAAATATCCCATCATTTCAATTGAAGATGGTATGGCAGAAGAAGATTGGGAAGGATGGAAAAAACACACCGATGCAATTGGCAGCAGAATTCAATTAGTAGGTGATGATCTGTTTGTAACGAATACCAAAATTTTAAAAAGAGGAATTGATACAGGAACTGCTAACGCTATCCTGATCAAAGTAAACCAGATCGGTACCGTTACGGAAACCATCAACGCTGTACAAATGGCGCAGAATGCAGGTTACAATACGGTGATGAGTCATAGAAGTGGTGAAACAGAAGATACAACAATTGCTGACCTGGCAGTTGCATTGAATTGCGGACAGATCAAAACCGGTTCAGCTTCTCGTACCGACCGTATGGCGAAGTACAACCAACTCATCCGCATCGAAGAAATGCTGGGTGAGAATGCAATTTATCCAAACGGAAAGATTAAATTTGGTAAGTAA
- a CDS encoding DUF4126 domain-containing protein has protein sequence MDTTLLTSVAMGIALSACCGFRVFVPMLGASFAAWQQWFNLPADMQWVGSLPAVLCFGTAAVLEIGAYYIPFVDNLLDTIATPLAVAAGTILAASFLPIAEFTPLLKWILAIVAGGGAAGTVQAGTGLLRLFSSKATAGTGNVVVSTGENAAAIGGTALSFIAPVIIALLMLLLIGWILVKGVGRLRR, from the coding sequence ATGGATACAACATTACTTACTTCTGTTGCAATGGGCATTGCTCTCAGCGCATGCTGTGGCTTTCGGGTATTTGTGCCTATGTTGGGTGCCAGCTTTGCTGCATGGCAGCAATGGTTCAACCTGCCTGCTGATATGCAATGGGTGGGCAGCTTGCCGGCCGTACTTTGTTTTGGAACAGCAGCGGTGTTAGAAATTGGTGCTTATTATATTCCGTTTGTCGATAACCTGCTGGATACGATCGCTACTCCGTTAGCTGTTGCAGCAGGAACAATTTTAGCTGCATCATTTTTACCGATTGCAGAATTTACTCCGTTGTTGAAATGGATATTGGCGATTGTTGCCGGAGGTGGTGCTGCGGGAACAGTGCAAGCCGGGACCGGATTGTTGCGTTTGTTTTCTTCCAAGGCCACAGCAGGTACTGGCAATGTGGTGGTATCTACGGGTGAGAATGCAGCAGCAATTGGAGGAACAGCGTTGAGTTTTATTGCACCGGTGATTATTGCTTTGCTTATGTTGCTGTTGATTGGATGGATATTGGTGAAGGGGGTGGGGAGATTGCGGAGGTGA
- the gldA gene encoding gliding motility-associated ABC transporter ATP-binding subunit GldA has protein sequence MSIEVKNLLKVYGTQKAVNDISFSVKKGEIVGFLGPNGAGKSTTMKMITGYLQPSSGEAIVCDVKVNENPIDTKQKIGYLPESNALYYEMYVREYLAFIAEVHKVVTPKQKIEHVIQQVGLTPEAHKKIGQLSKGYKQRVGLAAALIHDPEVLILDEPTSGLDPNQIIEIRDVIKQLGQNKTVLFSSHILQEVQAICDRVIIINKGSIVADDQLSNLLKKVHAGEVILELKEEVDESLFQSIQNCIRLNSTTWKFKTDNPDAVKKQLLQLSIEKNLNVLSLKSDENSLEDVFRSLTN, from the coding sequence ATGTCGATCGAGGTAAAAAATCTGTTGAAAGTATATGGCACACAAAAAGCTGTGAATGATATTTCTTTTTCTGTGAAGAAGGGAGAGATCGTTGGTTTCCTTGGTCCGAATGGTGCGGGCAAAAGCACTACCATGAAAATGATCACCGGTTACCTGCAGCCGAGCAGTGGAGAAGCCATTGTGTGTGATGTGAAAGTGAATGAAAATCCCATCGACACCAAACAGAAGATCGGCTACTTACCTGAGAGCAATGCGTTGTACTATGAAATGTATGTACGGGAATATCTTGCTTTTATTGCGGAAGTACACAAGGTTGTTACTCCAAAACAAAAAATCGAACATGTGATTCAGCAGGTTGGTTTAACACCCGAAGCACATAAAAAAATAGGGCAGCTTTCAAAAGGATACAAACAGCGTGTTGGTTTGGCTGCCGCACTCATTCATGATCCTGAAGTATTGATCTTAGATGAACCAACAAGTGGACTTGATCCCAACCAGATCATTGAGATACGGGATGTGATCAAACAACTTGGTCAAAACAAAACCGTTTTATTTTCTTCGCATATTTTACAGGAAGTACAAGCTATTTGCGATCGTGTGATCATCATCAACAAAGGAAGTATTGTGGCAGACGATCAGTTATCGAATTTGTTGAAAAAAGTTCATGCAGGCGAAGTGATCCTTGAATTAAAAGAAGAAGTGGATGAATCGTTGTTTCAATCTATTCAAAACTGTATTCGCTTAAACAGCACTACCTGGAAATTCAAAACAGATAATCCTGATGCTGTGAAGAAACAACTGTTACAACTTTCGATCGAAAAAAATCTGAATGTGCTTTCGCTGAAGAGTGATGAGAATTCGTTGGAAGATGTGTTCAGGAGTTTGACAAACTGA
- a CDS encoding T9SS type B sorting domain-containing protein — protein MFKATSLKNLIAVVSFLLLNQQLIAQCSGNVLFYENFGGGISSPLTGPRLPAGVTTYSFDSLGLVDDGQYGIRKTTADIATGGRQFGVWHIGTDRSSGGNMMIVNADYTAGKFYETTVANLCSGSQLYFSAWIANLIPLGSNNPLDPIIRFEISSATSGNVLQTFNTPSISRFSNFTWERFGFLFALPAGETSVILRIFNNQVGGLGNDLALDDIEFTLCGPTMSSSVSGTLLNTNDACVGSTVDLNINVAGGFYSNPAYQWQFNNGTGWTNIPAATTPNLSLSNIQKADSGNYRLLVAEAVNINSNNCRSVSPIIPVNVFAPVSPMLQSNAPVCETKDLILNVPVDAIAYIWTADGTPLNMSNDTLRVVNATTGNSGMYHVRLITKGGCSSADSVAVVVQSNLLQRTIPLDTLLCDAQTLDVDAQQPTAVSYLWNDGTTAAQRTLTNTGSYSLLTSDGVCSRTDSFVITRNFTPTVQLIGDTTLCVNEPLVLNATHPLAEFYLWNNNATDSSITVTLPGIYSVAVGNGCGIAIDDITVDYKDCADVIFVPNAFTPNGDRLNDVLKAKVYFRIDEFEFRIFNRWGQLIFSTNDVAAGWDGFINSQKAPPGQYVWTIRYKRNDKSFNQKGTVLLIP, from the coding sequence ATGTTCAAAGCCACTTCTCTCAAAAATTTAATAGCAGTTGTTAGTTTTTTGTTACTCAATCAACAATTGATCGCACAGTGTTCGGGCAACGTATTGTTTTATGAAAATTTTGGCGGAGGTATCAGTTCTCCGTTAACAGGACCAAGACTTCCTGCGGGTGTTACCACTTATAGCTTTGATTCCTTGGGACTTGTTGATGATGGACAATACGGAATTCGAAAGACCACAGCTGATATTGCAACAGGTGGCCGACAATTTGGAGTTTGGCATATTGGTACAGATCGTTCATCAGGCGGCAATATGATGATCGTGAATGCCGATTACACCGCAGGAAAATTTTATGAAACAACTGTAGCCAATCTTTGCTCCGGATCGCAATTGTATTTTTCTGCATGGATCGCTAACCTCATACCTCTTGGTTCTAACAATCCATTGGATCCCATTATTCGCTTTGAGATCAGCAGTGCTACATCAGGCAACGTGTTACAGACGTTTAATACGCCCTCTATTTCACGCTTTAGCAACTTTACCTGGGAGAGATTCGGCTTTCTGTTTGCATTACCTGCCGGTGAAACATCGGTTATCCTACGTATTTTTAATAACCAGGTAGGCGGGCTCGGTAACGATCTTGCACTAGATGATATCGAATTCACCTTATGCGGGCCAACCATGTCATCTTCTGTTAGCGGAACATTACTCAATACAAATGATGCCTGTGTGGGAAGTACTGTTGACCTTAACATCAATGTAGCCGGTGGGTTTTATTCAAACCCTGCTTATCAATGGCAGTTTAATAACGGTACCGGCTGGACGAATATTCCTGCTGCCACTACACCTAACTTATCACTTAGTAATATTCAGAAAGCCGACAGCGGCAATTACCGCTTGCTTGTAGCAGAAGCAGTGAATATCAATTCTAACAACTGCCGCTCTGTTTCACCAATTATTCCGGTAAATGTATTTGCACCCGTTTCACCCATGCTGCAAAGCAATGCACCTGTGTGTGAAACAAAAGATCTGATACTGAATGTTCCTGTTGATGCCATTGCCTATATCTGGACCGCTGATGGAACTCCTTTAAACATGAGCAACGATACGTTGCGTGTAGTAAATGCAACAACCGGAAACAGTGGAATGTATCATGTACGCCTGATCACCAAAGGCGGTTGCTCAAGTGCAGATTCAGTTGCGGTAGTGGTACAATCAAACTTATTACAACGTACGATCCCATTGGATACATTGCTTTGCGATGCGCAAACATTGGATGTAGATGCACAACAACCCACTGCTGTATCGTATTTGTGGAACGATGGGACAACCGCCGCACAACGAACGCTTACTAATACAGGAAGCTATTCATTGCTTACAAGCGATGGGGTGTGCAGCCGCACTGATAGTTTTGTCATCACAAGAAATTTTACACCCACTGTTCAACTTATTGGAGATACAACGCTTTGTGTAAACGAACCCTTAGTATTGAATGCAACGCATCCGTTAGCTGAATTTTATTTATGGAATAATAATGCAACCGACAGCAGCATTACAGTTACGTTGCCCGGCATTTATTCTGTTGCTGTAGGAAACGGATGCGGCATTGCTATTGATGATATTACCGTTGATTATAAAGATTGTGCGGATGTGATTTTTGTACCCAATGCTTTTACACCAAATGGCGACCGGTTGAACGATGTACTCAAAGCAAAAGTTTATTTCCGTATTGATGAATTTGAATTCAGGATCTTTAACCGCTGGGGGCAACTGATCTTTTCAACCAATGATGTAGCCGCAGGCTGGGATGGATTCATCAATAGCCAGAAAGCCCCTCCCGGACAATATGTTTGGACCATCCGTTACAAACGCAACGACAAATCCTTTAACCAAAAAGGAACGGTGCTGCTTATTCCCTGA
- the acs gene encoding acetate--CoA ligase — protein sequence MSYPYQIKSYDEYKAAYQKSVEEPDAFWGSIAEHFQWKKKWDSVLEWNFREPKVEWFKGAKLNITENCIDRHLETMGDKPAIIWEPNNPEERVRVVTYNRLHKRVCQFAQVLINNGVKKGDRVCIYMGMVPELAYAVLGCARIGAIHSVIFGGFSAQSIADRLYDAQAEFIVTCDGAYRGNKDIPLKSVIDDALIGNRTVKKVIVYTRTRTPVSMLKGRDVWWEDEMEFAEHQVEKNGVVSFPAEEMDAEDPLFILYTSGSTGKPKGVVHSSAGYMIWTNYTFVNTFQYNKGDVHFCTADIGWITGHSYILYGPLSAGATSLMFEGIPTFPDAGRFWDIVDKHKVNILYTAPTAIRSLMGFGLDPLKGKDLSSLKILGTVGEPINEEAWHWYDEHIGKGKCPIVDTWWQTETGGCLISNMAGVTPSKPSWATLPMPGVQPILVDENGKEVTEKDEHGHLKGNLCIKAPWPAILRTTYGDHERCRTNYFATYENLYFTGDGALKDEEGFYRITGRVDDVLNVSGHRLGTAEIENALNMHAGVVESAVVGYPHDVKGQGVYAYVVYGHMHGDEDLTRKDILQTVTRIIGPIAKPDKIQFVSGLPKTRSGKIMRRILRKIAENDLSNLGDTSTLLDPGVVDEIKNGKL from the coding sequence ATGTCATATCCTTACCAAATTAAATCTTACGACGAGTATAAAGCAGCTTATCAAAAAAGTGTTGAAGAACCGGATGCATTCTGGGGTTCAATTGCTGAACATTTTCAATGGAAAAAGAAATGGGACAGCGTATTGGAATGGAATTTCAGAGAACCAAAAGTAGAATGGTTCAAAGGAGCCAAACTGAACATCACTGAAAATTGTATCGATCGGCATTTGGAAACAATGGGCGATAAGCCCGCCATTATTTGGGAACCAAATAATCCGGAAGAACGTGTACGTGTTGTAACCTATAACCGATTGCACAAACGTGTTTGTCAATTTGCACAAGTGTTAATTAACAATGGTGTAAAAAAAGGTGATCGTGTTTGTATTTATATGGGTATGGTGCCTGAGTTAGCATACGCTGTATTAGGTTGTGCACGCATTGGTGCAATACATAGTGTGATCTTCGGTGGTTTTAGTGCACAAAGTATTGCTGATCGTTTGTATGATGCGCAGGCAGAATTTATTGTTACATGCGATGGTGCATACCGGGGCAATAAAGATATTCCGTTGAAAAGTGTAATTGATGATGCATTGATCGGTAACAGAACGGTGAAGAAAGTAATTGTATATACACGCACACGCACACCTGTATCAATGTTGAAAGGAAGAGATGTGTGGTGGGAAGATGAAATGGAATTTGCAGAACACCAGGTGGAGAAAAACGGTGTGGTAAGTTTTCCTGCGGAGGAGATGGATGCAGAGGATCCATTGTTCATTTTATACACAAGCGGATCAACAGGTAAACCGAAGGGGGTAGTACATAGCAGTGCAGGGTATATGATCTGGACGAATTATACATTCGTGAATACATTTCAATACAACAAAGGTGATGTGCATTTTTGTACTGCTGATATTGGCTGGATCACCGGGCATAGTTATATTTTATATGGTCCGTTAAGTGCCGGTGCAACTTCATTGATGTTTGAAGGTATTCCTACATTTCCTGATGCAGGACGTTTCTGGGATATTGTTGATAAACACAAAGTAAATATTTTGTACACGGCACCAACAGCCATCCGCAGTTTGATGGGCTTTGGTTTAGATCCGTTGAAAGGAAAAGATCTTTCCTCATTAAAAATACTGGGTACTGTTGGCGAACCTATTAACGAAGAAGCATGGCATTGGTATGATGAACATATTGGCAAAGGCAAATGCCCCATTGTTGATACATGGTGGCAAACAGAAACAGGTGGTTGTTTAATTTCAAATATGGCTGGTGTTACACCTTCTAAACCAAGTTGGGCAACGTTGCCTATGCCGGGTGTGCAACCAATATTGGTTGATGAGAATGGTAAAGAAGTAACAGAGAAAGATGAGCATGGTCATTTGAAAGGTAACCTTTGTATCAAAGCACCATGGCCTGCTATACTTCGCACAACGTATGGTGATCATGAACGTTGCCGTACCAATTATTTTGCAACGTATGAAAATTTATATTTCACGGGTGATGGTGCATTGAAAGATGAGGAAGGATTTTATCGCATTACAGGAAGGGTAGATGATGTGTTGAATGTAAGTGGTCACCGCTTAGGTACAGCTGAAATTGAAAACGCATTGAACATGCATGCAGGTGTGGTTGAAAGTGCAGTAGTTGGTTACCCGCATGATGTAAAAGGACAAGGCGTGTATGCCTATGTTGTGTATGGACACATGCATGGCGATGAAGATCTTACACGAAAAGATATTCTGCAAACAGTTACACGCATCATCGGCCCTATTGCAAAGCCTGATAAGATTCAGTTTGTAAGTGGCTTACCCAAAACAAGAAGCGGTAAGATCATGCGGCGTATTTTAAGAAAGATCGCTGAGAACGATCTCAGTAATCTTGGTGACACATCAACCTTGCTTGATCCAGGAGTTGTTGATGAAATTAAAAACGGAAAGTTATAA
- a CDS encoding L,D-transpeptidase family protein produces MKSQSTILIFCCVLMLSLSGFSLFHRGKTAVYKPVAKKSAYYKVVIDKSNYELKVYDEEGWLFTYPVVFGTSEKTDKMMEGDRRTPEGNYRIIAKKIHAEWGHFLLLDYPTQTDIEKFNARKSQGIIPPYAKPGGGIGIHATRRNEDRFVDYYYNWTLGCISTKREYAKELYDLLPVGTEVTILR; encoded by the coding sequence ATGAAAAGCCAATCAACCATTCTTATTTTTTGTTGTGTGCTCATGCTGTCCTTGTCGGGCTTCAGTTTGTTTCACCGAGGCAAAACGGCGGTGTACAAACCCGTTGCAAAAAAATCGGCTTATTACAAGGTAGTGATCGATAAAAGCAACTATGAGTTGAAAGTGTATGACGAGGAAGGCTGGTTGTTTACCTATCCGGTTGTTTTTGGCACCAGTGAAAAAACAGATAAGATGATGGAAGGCGACCGCCGCACCCCTGAAGGCAATTACCGGATCATCGCTAAAAAAATACATGCAGAATGGGGTCATTTTTTATTGCTCGATTACCCCACACAGACCGATATTGAAAAATTTAATGCACGAAAATCGCAAGGTATTATTCCTCCCTACGCTAAACCGGGTGGCGGCATCGGCATCCATGCAACACGCCGCAACGAAGACCGCTTTGTAGATTATTATTACAACTGGACGCTTGGTTGCATCTCCACCAAGCGTGAGTACGCCAAAGAGCTTTATGATCTGCTACCTGTAGGCACAGAAGTAACCATCTTACGTTAA
- a CDS encoding DUF4332 domain-containing protein: protein MPKLKKRTMSYKVIDIEGIGSNYAKRLETMAIFTTDDLLAQGGTKKGRVAIHEVTEIPENLILTWVNHADLHRINGVAGQTAELLEAAGVDTVKELATRNAENLHAKMIETNEKFGLTGKVPSAEKLAAMIAEAKTLEQKVFH, encoded by the coding sequence TTGCCGAAACTTAAAAAACGAACCATGAGTTATAAAGTGATCGACATTGAAGGCATCGGCAGCAACTACGCAAAACGATTGGAAACCATGGCCATTTTTACAACAGATGATCTGTTGGCACAAGGAGGAACAAAAAAAGGTCGGGTAGCGATTCATGAAGTAACAGAGATTCCTGAAAACCTGATACTTACCTGGGTGAACCATGCCGACCTCCACCGCATTAATGGTGTTGCCGGACAAACAGCCGAGTTATTGGAAGCAGCGGGAGTTGATACCGTGAAAGAACTGGCAACACGCAATGCAGAAAACCTTCACGCAAAAATGATAGAGACAAATGAAAAGTTTGGCTTAACCGGAAAAGTTCCTTCAGCTGAAAAATTAGCAGCCATGATTGCTGAAGCAAAAACACTGGAACAAAAAGTATTTCACTAA
- a CDS encoding outer membrane beta-barrel protein: MKQSILSLLGLVLCLGLNAQSDTTKPQGADTIKVGNMIIIKKHDSKEKKSEKDNNDDDDDDESTSVEITKRKDHKKSNVSTNWLILDLGFSNVNDQTNYASPSAQAFFPGGTGSKEQMSLRNGRSINVNVWFFMQRVNIIKHVVNLKYGLGVEMNNYSHEKSVRYNTEPETNITFDNFKYKKNKLAADYLTVPVMLDFNFAPKRKKGYGFSAGVSAGYMYAARQKMKSEQNGKEKVRSDFNLEPWKLSAIGELNLGAVRLYGSYALNNLHKNGLEQTPYNFGIRFSSW; this comes from the coding sequence ATGAAGCAGTCAATCTTATCATTGCTTGGTCTCGTTCTATGCCTCGGCCTTAATGCACAAAGCGACACCACAAAACCACAAGGTGCCGATACAATCAAAGTCGGCAACATGATCATCATCAAAAAACATGATAGTAAAGAAAAAAAGTCTGAAAAAGACAATAATGACGATGACGATGATGACGAAAGCACATCTGTAGAAATCACAAAAAGGAAAGATCACAAAAAATCAAACGTAAGTACTAACTGGCTGATTCTTGATCTTGGGTTTTCCAATGTAAATGATCAAACAAATTACGCATCACCTTCCGCTCAGGCCTTCTTTCCGGGAGGAACCGGTAGTAAAGAACAAATGTCTTTACGCAACGGTCGTTCCATCAATGTGAATGTTTGGTTCTTTATGCAACGAGTAAACATTATTAAACATGTTGTAAACCTGAAATATGGTTTAGGCGTAGAGATGAACAACTATAGCCATGAAAAAAGTGTTCGGTACAATACCGAACCCGAAACCAACATTACCTTCGATAATTTTAAGTACAAGAAAAATAAACTGGCAGCCGACTATTTAACGGTACCTGTGATGCTTGATTTCAACTTTGCCCCCAAGCGCAAAAAAGGGTATGGCTTCAGTGCAGGCGTAAGTGCAGGTTATATGTATGCAGCCCGCCAGAAAATGAAGAGTGAGCAAAACGGTAAAGAAAAAGTAAGAAGCGATTTCAACCTTGAACCATGGAAGCTTTCTGCAATTGGTGAATTAAACCTCGGTGCGGTTCGCTTATACGGAAGCTATGCACTCAACAACTTACATAAAAACGGGTTGGAGCAAACACCTTACAACTTTGGTATTAGATTTAGCAGCTGGTAA